From a single Rosa rugosa chromosome 7, drRosRugo1.1, whole genome shotgun sequence genomic region:
- the LOC133720472 gene encoding loganic acid O-methyltransferase-like, with protein MAAEETGKCSEAYPMKGGDGPSNYAKNSIYQKGVIDAAKELLNKAIAEKLDIETFSSANSFHIADLGCSVGPNTFLAVENILEAVLFKYQSRGLNCQIPEFQVFFNDHTSNDFNMLFNSLPQNRQYYAAGLPGSFYGRILPDASIHFFHSSISLHWLSRVPKDVTDSNSLAWNKGRIHYLDSTDEVVRAYEAQYAEDMECFLHARAQETVHGGLMVITTHGYPADTPPAHSRANIIYQILGSCLIDMTRKGVVSEEKIDSFNVPIYYVCPQELEAAVERNGCFSIDIMEHLPTVMEQDTISKNSKLIASHTRAVMEGLFKQHFGEEILDELFDLFHKKVEEQHSAFESGKVVDILIVLKRKAN; from the exons ATGGCAGCAGAGGAAACTGGTAAATGCTCTGAAGCCTATCCAATGAAAGGTGGAGATGGCCCCAGCAACTATGCCAAGAACTCCATCTACCAG AAAGGAGTAATTGATGCTGCCAAAGAACTTCTAAATAAGGCAATTGCAGAAAAGCTTGACATTGAAACATTTTCATCTGCCAACTCCTTTCACATTGCAGATTTGGGTTGCTCAGTTGGGCCCAATACATTTTTGGCGGTTGAAAATATACTTGAAGCTGTTCTATTCAAGTATCAAAGCCGAGGACTGAATTGTCAAATCCCTGAATTTCAAGTCTTCTTTAATGATCATACCTCAAATGACTTCAACATGCTCTTCAATTCCCTCCCTCAGAATAGGCAATACTATGCTGCGGGTTTGCCTGGTTCTTTCTATGGTCGAATACTCCCCGATGCTTCTATCCACTTTTTTCACTCTTCTATTTCCCTTCATTGGCTTTCTAGAGTACCAAAAGATGTAACAGACAGCAACTCCCTTGCTTGGAATAAAGGGCGAATACATTACTTAGACTCCACAGATGAAGTAGTGAGGGCTTACGAAGCGCAATATGCTGAGGACATGGAGTGCTTTCTGCATGCCAGGGCACAAGAGACAGTACATGGAGGACTGATGGTAATTACTACTCATGGCTACCCAGCTGATACACCACCTGCTCATTCTCGGGCAAATATCATTTATCAAATTTTAGGATCTTGCCTCATTGACATGACTAGGAAG GGAGTAGTCAGCGAGGAGAAAATAGATTCATTTAATGTGCCTATATACTATGTGTGTCCCCAAGAACTGGAAGCTGCTGTAGAACGAAATGGATGTTTTAGCATAGACATAATGGAACACTTACCTACTGTGATGGAACAAGATACTATTTCAAAAAATAGCAAACTCATTGCATCTCATACGAGAGCTGTCATGGAGGGACTCTTCAAGCAGCATTTCGGAGAAGAAATCTTAGATGAGCTCTTCGACTTGTTTCACAAGAAAGTTGAAGAGCAGCACTCCGCATTTGAGTCAGGGAAGGTAGTGGACATCCTTATTGTGCTTAAACGCAAGGCAAATTGA
- the LOC133723130 gene encoding zinc finger BED domain-containing protein RICESLEEPER 2-like: MARGKKPVARPHPTASGLEDSSTATSPSAPLQIEAPATSSQQAPVNDEAPATQAGSATPSDSANPVSSAKRSFVWEHFKEYDKIEKGKDAEGNEIDIVKKRAHCIYCPRGKIGDFAVDSSKNGTSGMIRHINQFCRYYPPNISKTQRVLVGDKSQGNKLTAVAYDQDDYLEACVEMIVIDELPFTFVEKKGFNRFCTRVCPLFKVPSRRKLVTNFLRMYDAQKKELIKILKAYRVCLTTDTWTSVQNINYMVLTAHFVDVDWKMHKRVINFCVIQNHQGATIGRLIESCLLQWEIERVLTITVDNASANKSALQWLISKMNKSEGYKPVLGGKYMHVRCTAHITNLIVGHGLKRLQKSVLAIRNVVKYVRSSPNRLDSFRKAVERVKLPLKGLVCLDVPTRWNSTYLMLEAALKFKKTFVRMEEDEDQLYLDYFKEPEEEYDEEGNLIPSTNKRNRVGPPAKSDWEKAEIFVDLLRVFYDVTLRVSASLHPTVHTTFHDVVTMEKNINSLFLEPEIATGSDTEKVLTDMAANMKSRFLKYYGSFQDLNHLVIIGLVLDAMFKLRNYTHSLKEEGLDDFDVQHRTDEIKSLLMALYDEYAPTVDGGRHMRRHPSPTSSSSTITSSRSNPRKGVRGQMLNNWKKVVQESDEAVMVHEVDQYLNAPLEFVDDEEEDFDILCWWKINGPKFPVMAAIARDVLAIQTSTVASESSFSTGGRVIDTFRSSLTPKSVEGLICMQNWLLGDDIAQVVDEEPSIENTEFYEQAELDYESSASSRNTRPSGPTIPRAKSKGKAAAPISID; this comes from the exons ATGGCTAGGGGGAAGAAACCAGTTGCTCGGCCTCATCCAACTGCTTCAGGGCTTGAAGATTCTTCAACTGCAACCTCACCTTCTGCTCCTCTTCAAATTGAAGCTCCAGCCACTTCAAGCCAGCAAGCTCCTGTAAATGATGAAGCTCCTGCAACTCAAGCAGGTTCTGCAACTCCAAGTGATTCTGCTAATCCGGTTAGTTCTGCTAAACGTAGTTTTGTTTGGGAACATTTTAAGGAGTATGACAAGATTGAGAAGGGTAAAGATGCTGAAGGGAATGAGATAGACATTGTTAAAAAAAGAGCTCACTGTATTTACTGTCCTAGAGGGAAAATTGGAGACTTTGCAGTGGATAGTTCTAAGAATGGGACTTCGGGGATGATTAGGCATATTAATCAATTTTGTAGGTACTATCCACCTAATATTAGCAAGACTCAGAGGGTTCTTGTAGGTGATAAGTCTCAGGGAAACAAGCTAACTGCAGTAGCTTATGATCAAGATGACTATCTAGAAGCTTGTGTAGAAATGATTGTCATAGATGAGTTGCCCTTTACCtttgttgagaagaaaggtTTTAATCGGTTTTGTACTAGAGTGTGCCCTCTGTTTAAAGTACCCTCTCGTAGGAAACTAGTTACAAACTTTCTAAGAATGTATGATGcacagaaaaaagaattaatcaaGATTTTGAAGGCTTACAGGGTGTGTCTTACAACGGACACTTGGACTAGTGTGCAAAACATTAACTATATGGTGCTTACTGCCCATTTCGTTGATGTTGATTGGAAAATGCACAAGAGGGTTATAAACTTTTGTGTTATCCAAAATCATCAAGGGGCAACCATAGGCAGGCTTATAGAGTCATGTTTACTGCAGTGGGAGATTGAGAGAGTTTTAACCATCACTGTCGATAATGCATCTGCCAATAAGTCAGCTTTACAGTGGCTTATATCAAAGATGAACAAATCTGAAGGTTACAAACCAGTTTTAGGTGGTAAATACATGCATGTGAGATGCACAGCCCACATAACCAATCTGATTGTGGGACATGGCTTGAAGAGGCTGCAAAAGAGTGTTTTAGCCATTAGGAATGTTGTCAAGTATGTTAGGTCTTCACCTAATCGACTAGATAGTTTTCGAAAAGCTGTGGAAAGGGTAAAGCTTCCTCTTAAAGGGCTGGTTTGTCTTGATGTCCCAACAAGATGGAATTCAACTTATCTAATGTTGGAGGCAGCCTTAAAATTCAAGAAAACTTTTGTTAGGATGGAGGAAGATGAGGATCAGCTGTATCTAGATTATTTTAAGGAACCAGAAGAGGAGTATGATGAGGAGGGCAATCTGATTCCTAGTACTAACAAGAGAAACAGAGTTGGACCACCTGCAAAATCAGATTGGGAAAAGGCTGAGATTTTTGTTGATCTACTTAGAGTTTTTTACGACGTGACGCTGCGAGTTAGTGCAAGCTTGCATCCAACTGTGCATACGACATTTCATGATGTCGTAACAATGGAGAAAAACATCAACAGCCTATTCCTTGAACCTGAGATAGCAACTGGTTCCGATACAGAAAAGGTTTTAACCGATATGGCTGCAAATATGAAATCTAGGTTTTTGAAATACTATGGCAGCTTTCAAGACCTCAACCACTTGGTTATTATCGGACTTGTACTCGATGCAATGTTCAAGCTTAGGAATTACACACATTCCTTGAAGGAAGAGGGTTTGGATGACTTTGATGTGCAACATAGAACTGATGAGATTAAATCTCTATTGATGGCACTATACGATGAG TATGCACCAACAGTAGATGGTGGCAGACATATGCGCAGGCATCCAAGCCCTACAAGTTCAAGCAGCACAATCACTAGTAGCCGAAGTAATCCTAGGAAAGGTGTGAGGGGTCAGATGCTAAACAATTGGAAAAAGGTGGTCCAAGAGAGTGATGAGGCTGTCATGGTACATGAAGTGGATCAGTATTTGAATGCTCCCCTTGAATTTGttgatgatgaggaagaggatTTCGACATATTGTGTTGGTGGAAGATAAATGGTCCTAAGTTCCCTGTTATGGCAGCAATAGCAAGAGATGTACTTGCCATTCAAACATCCACAGTAGCATCAGAGTCTTCTTTTAGCACCGGAGGCAGAGTGATTGATACATTTAGGAGTTCATTGACTCCTAAATCAGTGGAGGGTTTAATATGCATGCAGAATTGGTTGTTGGGAGATGATATTGCTCAAGTGGTAGATGAGGAGCCTTCCATTGAAAACACCGAGTTCTATGAACAAGCTGAATTAG ATTATGAGAGCAGTGCATCAAGCAGGAACACACGTCCAAGTGGTCCAACAATCCCAAGGGCAAAATCGAAGGGAAAGGCTGCAGCCCCTATTTCTATTGACTAG